The following are encoded together in the Mesoterricola sediminis genome:
- a CDS encoding class I SAM-dependent methyltransferase, with the protein MPQETGTRTPPHRWPVHAAARNTHARVLEVVRAHCGPLAGARIVDLPCGAGAFSRDLLALGADVVPADLARNEPFLGDPGAWLKADANARLPFADASVDAFVSIEGIEHFENPSFFLRECHRVLRPGGTLVLSTPNVDSFRSRRSMFTHGYHRYFNPVSAAARDSGHLHAIDMVFMRGLIRDLDLEVLEITVNRAKRRWYYDLLRPWLTRRLPRDMRGVVPFYGEVIIYALRKRG; encoded by the coding sequence GTGCCGCAGGAAACCGGAACCCGGACGCCCCCCCACCGCTGGCCTGTGCATGCTGCCGCCCGGAACACCCACGCGCGGGTCCTGGAGGTGGTCCGCGCGCACTGCGGGCCGCTGGCGGGGGCCCGGATCGTGGACCTGCCCTGCGGGGCGGGGGCCTTCTCCCGGGACCTGCTGGCCCTGGGCGCCGACGTGGTCCCGGCGGACCTCGCGCGGAACGAGCCCTTCCTGGGGGACCCGGGCGCCTGGCTGAAGGCCGACGCGAACGCGCGGCTGCCCTTCGCCGACGCCTCCGTGGACGCCTTCGTGTCCATCGAGGGCATCGAGCACTTCGAGAACCCCTCCTTCTTCCTCCGGGAGTGCCACCGGGTCCTCAGGCCGGGGGGCACCCTCGTCCTCAGCACCCCCAACGTGGACAGCTTCCGCTCCCGCCGGAGCATGTTCACGCACGGGTACCACCGCTACTTCAACCCCGTGAGCGCCGCGGCGCGGGATTCCGGGCACCTGCACGCCATCGACATGGTGTTCATGCGGGGCCTGATCCGGGACCTGGACCTGGAGGTCCTGGAGATCACGGTCAATCGGGCCAAGCGGCGCTGGTACTACGATCTGCTCCGGCCCTGGCTGACCCGGCGGCTCCCGCGGGACATGCGCGGGGTGGTGCCCTTCTACGGCGAGGTGATCATCTACGCCCTCAGAAAGCGGGGGTGA
- a CDS encoding ABC-F family ATP-binding cassette domain-containing protein — MLASLNHAFLSFGPHEVLKDVTWSIQEDACWGVIGRNGAGKSTVFKVLLGQLELDKGTVVRPTAERGIRMGHYAQDLEPATDGSILEEALAAFGDVEALQHEMRDLEHRMGEPGADLEAIMARYQAVQEAFERLDGFTIRARAEGILFALGFGPDLLEKNVHELSGGQKSRVMLAKAILQGQDLLLLDEPTNHLDLPSLRWLESFINGTSATVAVISHDRYFLDRIATSILEIELGRSRVYEGNYTDFIEKKEQELEIAERHFERQQEYIKRQEEYIRRNIAGQDTKQARGRRTHLAKLQRLEKPLRDRRRIKFTFAETQRSGDTALVLDKASVGWDGTPLFEPLDHFQVKRGQKLAIVGLNGTGKSTLLKAIAGEIPYLTGGSRLGSQVKLGYFDQHHRNLDPRNTVFQQIQAVIPLAPKQDVLGFLAKFQFRGDDVDKPVTVLSGGERARLSVATLIREGVNLLLLDEPTNHMDIHSMEAMEDTILSFTGAVVLVTHDRYLLGRVADSILRVHEGRAEFKEGGYEDNQAWVDLDIDQDVEAPAEPEEAPQRRKAEPKPKAADKAPAPPAKPQPIDRERQKTLRRWERKVQEAEAQVADLEGRLAVLAQELAVTDPAQWETFSAKLDAQKQLETELAYAMSEWEQAQTALEEASK, encoded by the coding sequence ATGCTCGCCAGCCTCAATCACGCCTTTCTGAGTTTCGGCCCCCACGAGGTGCTGAAGGATGTCACCTGGTCGATCCAGGAGGACGCGTGCTGGGGCGTCATCGGGCGCAACGGCGCGGGCAAGTCCACCGTTTTCAAGGTCCTCCTGGGCCAGTTGGAGCTGGACAAGGGGACGGTGGTGCGTCCCACCGCCGAGCGCGGCATCCGCATGGGCCACTACGCCCAGGACCTGGAACCCGCCACGGATGGCAGCATCCTGGAGGAGGCCCTGGCGGCCTTCGGGGACGTGGAGGCGCTCCAGCACGAGATGCGCGACCTGGAGCACCGCATGGGCGAGCCCGGGGCCGACCTCGAGGCGATCATGGCCCGCTACCAGGCGGTCCAGGAAGCTTTCGAACGTCTGGACGGCTTCACCATCCGCGCGCGGGCCGAGGGCATCCTGTTCGCCCTGGGCTTCGGGCCCGACCTGCTGGAGAAGAACGTCCACGAACTCTCCGGCGGCCAGAAGAGCCGCGTGATGCTGGCCAAGGCCATCCTCCAGGGCCAGGACCTGCTGCTCCTGGACGAGCCCACGAACCACCTGGACCTGCCGAGCCTGCGCTGGCTGGAGTCCTTCATCAACGGCACCAGCGCCACGGTGGCCGTCATCAGCCACGATCGCTACTTCCTGGACCGCATCGCCACCAGCATCCTGGAGATCGAGCTGGGGCGCTCCCGGGTCTACGAGGGCAACTACACCGATTTCATCGAGAAGAAGGAACAGGAGCTGGAGATCGCCGAACGGCACTTCGAGCGCCAGCAGGAGTACATCAAGCGCCAGGAGGAGTACATCCGGCGCAACATCGCGGGCCAGGATACCAAGCAGGCTAGGGGGCGTCGCACCCACCTGGCCAAGCTGCAGCGGCTGGAGAAGCCCCTGCGGGACCGCCGGCGCATCAAGTTCACCTTCGCCGAGACCCAGCGCAGCGGCGACACCGCCCTCGTCCTGGACAAGGCCAGCGTGGGCTGGGACGGGACGCCCCTGTTCGAGCCCCTGGACCACTTCCAGGTGAAGCGGGGCCAGAAGCTGGCCATCGTGGGCCTCAACGGGACGGGCAAGTCCACCCTGCTGAAGGCCATCGCCGGCGAGATCCCGTACCTCACGGGCGGCAGCCGCCTCGGGAGCCAGGTGAAGCTGGGCTACTTCGACCAGCACCACCGCAACCTGGATCCCCGCAACACCGTCTTCCAGCAGATCCAGGCCGTGATCCCCCTGGCGCCCAAGCAGGACGTCCTGGGCTTCCTCGCCAAGTTCCAGTTCCGGGGCGACGACGTGGACAAGCCGGTCACGGTGCTCTCCGGGGGCGAGCGCGCCCGCCTGTCCGTGGCGACCCTGATCCGCGAGGGCGTCAACCTGCTGCTCCTGGACGAGCCCACCAACCACATGGACATCCACAGCATGGAGGCCATGGAGGACACGATCCTCAGCTTCACCGGCGCCGTGGTCCTGGTCACCCACGACCGCTACCTGCTGGGCCGCGTGGCGGACAGCATCCTCCGGGTCCACGAGGGCCGGGCGGAGTTCAAGGAGGGCGGCTACGAGGACAACCAGGCGTGGGTGGACCTGGACATCGACCAGGACGTGGAAGCGCCGGCCGAGCCCGAGGAGGCGCCCCAGCGCCGCAAGGCCGAGCCCAAGCCGAAGGCGGCGGACAAGGCCCCCGCGCCCCCCGCCAAGCCCCAGCCCATCGACCGCGAGCGCCAGAAGACCCTCCGGCGCTGGGAGCGGAAGGTGCAGGAGGCGGAGGCCCAGGTGGCCGACCTGGAGGGCCGGCTCGCCGTCCTCGCCCAGGAGCTGGCCGTCACGGACCCGGCCCAGTGGGAGACCTTCAGCGCCAAGCTGGACGCCCAGAAGCAGCTGGAAACCGAGCTGGCCTACGCCATGAGCGAATGGGAGCAGGCCCAGACGGCCCTGGAAGAGGCGTCCAAGTAG
- a CDS encoding thymidine kinase produces MSVFFRYGAMNAGKSIQVLTVRYNYQERHQSVFLFKPSVDTRDGANLIHARIGLDAPVDELIKPDTDIDELFERTKARQGRPACILVDEAQFLTRRQVEQFCDLSDRTGIPVMCFGLRSDFRGELFPGSAALLALADRIEELKTICWCGKKAIMNARIVDGHVVLEGPQILIGGNDSYTALCRKHWREGIHTPPVA; encoded by the coding sequence GTGTCGGTCTTCTTCCGCTACGGCGCCATGAACGCCGGAAAGAGCATCCAGGTGCTCACCGTCCGCTACAACTACCAGGAGCGCCACCAGAGCGTCTTCCTCTTCAAGCCCAGCGTGGACACCCGGGACGGGGCCAACCTCATCCATGCCCGCATCGGACTGGACGCGCCGGTGGACGAGCTGATCAAGCCGGACACGGACATCGACGAACTCTTCGAGCGCACCAAGGCCCGCCAGGGTCGGCCCGCCTGCATCCTGGTGGACGAGGCCCAGTTCCTCACCCGCCGGCAGGTGGAGCAGTTCTGCGACCTTTCCGACCGGACCGGCATCCCGGTCATGTGCTTCGGCCTCCGCTCCGACTTCCGCGGCGAGCTGTTCCCCGGTTCCGCGGCCCTGCTGGCCCTGGCGGACCGCATCGAGGAGCTGAAGACCATCTGCTGGTGCGGCAAGAAGGCGATCATGAACGCCCGGATCGTGGACGGCCACGTCGTGCTGGAGGGGCCCCAGATCCTCATCGGCGGCAACGACAGCTACACCGCCCTCTGCCGCAAGCACTGGCGGGAGGGGATCCACACGCCCCCCGTGGCCTGA
- a CDS encoding nitroreductase, whose product MDTPLQAALDQIMSSRYSCRAFLDTPVPRAEVEAILAAASRAPSGTNTQPWRVHVLTGARLKRLSERILAVVRDPEAAAAHQEPYAYYPTTWVSPYLERRRKVGFDLYALLGIPKGDTARMQAQFERNYGFFGAPVGLIFTLDGVMAQGSYLDYGMFLQNVMLAAKARGLDTCPQAAFIRWHRVIAEELDLPAGHGVVCGMSLGHADPAAPENRLRTERAPLADWVTFLE is encoded by the coding sequence ATGGACACGCCCCTCCAGGCCGCCCTGGACCAGATCATGTCGAGCCGGTATTCCTGCCGGGCCTTCCTGGACACCCCGGTGCCCCGGGCGGAAGTGGAGGCCATCCTCGCGGCGGCCTCCCGCGCCCCCTCCGGCACCAACACCCAGCCCTGGAGGGTGCACGTGCTGACCGGCGCGCGCCTGAAGCGCCTGAGCGAGCGGATCCTGGCCGTGGTCCGGGATCCGGAGGCGGCCGCCGCCCACCAGGAGCCCTACGCCTACTACCCGACCACCTGGGTCTCGCCCTACCTGGAGCGCCGGCGGAAGGTGGGCTTCGACCTCTACGCCCTCCTGGGCATCCCGAAGGGCGACACCGCGCGCATGCAGGCCCAGTTCGAGCGCAACTACGGCTTCTTCGGGGCGCCGGTGGGCCTGATCTTCACCCTCGACGGGGTGATGGCCCAGGGCAGCTACCTGGACTACGGCATGTTCCTGCAGAACGTGATGCTCGCCGCCAAGGCCCGGGGCCTGGACACCTGCCCCCAGGCCGCCTTCATCCGCTGGCACCGCGTCATCGCCGAGGAACTGGACCTGCCCGCGGGCCACGGCGTGGTCTGCGGCATGTCCCTGGGCCACGCCGATCCGGCGGCCCCCGAGAACCGCCTGCGCACCGAGCGCGCGCCCCTCGCGGACTGGGTCACCTTCCTGGAATGA
- a CDS encoding LysM peptidoglycan-binding domain-containing protein, which produces MPFLTQEGRRRVRDRIAALLVAGALGTIVPGAFASALSAPPRTAAKGRPDVARLKSLIEQGENALAEKDWDGAYNRAEEAEVMVADWSDEDLASPEVAALLARLQELEQHLPDSEQGPEGADPGLKDAAEVVPLSGEALRAELEQVRQAESGVTYDFPIDLNEKVLAWVHAFTHEKRGFMERTLTRATQWLPMARQIFAEEGIPQDLAYLAVIESGFLNTARSYAKAVGMWQFIRSTGRIYGLNGNAWVEERRDPVKATRASARYLRRLYETSGDWYLALAGYNAGPLTTERAIQNLGTRNFWDMARSRWLRNQTKNYVPELCAAILIGKDPARYGLKVDQLTPYAYETVDVDRMTSLAVLSRFAGTDVESLKDLNPELLRATTPPGRYALRVPPGLSGATARALARIPASQRLDFKSYKIRKGDTLAKVAARFNMAPDDLLDANDLKKAQFKPGRTIKVPPPSPLPIDNRDLQTHVARENRIEDRPLEALPAIPASAPEPAKVGAGTPASGAPAEVPTEAVPAPPAPQPAPPQPVPAQPAPQQAPPQPIPAQPEPRPGVAEKAADADALPALPASVTRPRPAAARTAEPQPAATRPASRAAEDPRPRTHLVKRGETLYAIATRYGLDVDKLRKWNKVRGNKITEGQRLRLAP; this is translated from the coding sequence GTGCCGTTCCTGACCCAGGAAGGCCGCAGGCGCGTCCGTGACCGGATCGCGGCCCTCCTCGTCGCGGGGGCGCTGGGGACGATCGTCCCCGGCGCCTTCGCGTCCGCATTGTCCGCGCCGCCCCGGACCGCCGCCAAGGGCCGTCCCGACGTCGCGCGCCTGAAATCCCTCATCGAGCAGGGCGAGAACGCCCTGGCCGAGAAGGACTGGGACGGCGCCTACAACCGGGCCGAAGAGGCCGAGGTGATGGTCGCCGACTGGTCCGACGAGGACCTCGCCTCCCCGGAGGTGGCGGCCCTCCTGGCCCGCCTGCAGGAGCTGGAGCAGCACCTGCCCGACAGCGAGCAGGGTCCCGAGGGCGCCGATCCCGGCCTCAAGGATGCCGCCGAGGTGGTGCCCCTGTCGGGCGAGGCGCTGCGCGCGGAGCTGGAGCAGGTGCGCCAGGCCGAAAGCGGCGTCACCTACGATTTCCCCATCGACCTCAACGAGAAGGTCCTCGCCTGGGTCCACGCCTTCACCCACGAGAAGCGCGGGTTCATGGAGCGCACGCTCACCCGCGCCACCCAGTGGCTCCCGATGGCCCGGCAGATCTTCGCGGAGGAGGGCATCCCCCAGGACCTGGCCTACCTCGCGGTCATCGAGTCCGGCTTCCTCAACACCGCCCGCAGCTACGCCAAGGCGGTGGGCATGTGGCAGTTCATCCGCTCCACGGGGCGCATCTACGGCCTGAACGGGAACGCCTGGGTCGAGGAGCGGCGCGACCCGGTCAAGGCGACCCGGGCCTCGGCCCGCTACCTGCGGCGCCTCTACGAGACCAGCGGCGACTGGTACCTCGCCCTGGCGGGCTACAACGCGGGGCCGCTCACCACCGAGCGCGCCATCCAGAACCTGGGCACCCGCAATTTCTGGGACATGGCCCGGAGCCGGTGGCTGCGGAACCAGACCAAGAACTACGTGCCCGAGCTGTGCGCCGCCATCCTCATCGGCAAGGACCCGGCCAGGTACGGCCTCAAGGTGGACCAGCTCACCCCCTACGCCTACGAGACCGTGGATGTGGACCGCATGACGAGCCTCGCCGTGCTCTCGCGCTTCGCGGGCACGGACGTGGAGTCCCTCAAGGACCTGAATCCCGAGCTGCTGCGCGCGACGACGCCCCCGGGGCGCTACGCCCTGCGCGTGCCGCCGGGCCTCAGCGGCGCCACCGCGCGGGCCCTGGCGCGCATTCCCGCCAGCCAGCGCCTGGACTTCAAGAGCTACAAGATCCGCAAGGGCGACACGCTGGCGAAGGTGGCCGCGCGCTTCAACATGGCCCCGGACGACCTGCTGGACGCCAACGACCTCAAGAAGGCCCAGTTCAAGCCCGGCCGCACCATCAAGGTCCCGCCGCCGTCGCCCCTGCCCATCGACAACCGCGACCTGCAGACCCACGTGGCGCGCGAGAACCGCATCGAGGACCGGCCCCTGGAGGCCCTGCCCGCCATTCCGGCCTCGGCGCCCGAGCCCGCCAAGGTGGGCGCGGGAACCCCCGCGTCCGGCGCGCCCGCCGAGGTGCCCACCGAGGCCGTTCCCGCCCCGCCCGCGCCTCAGCCGGCGCCACCCCAGCCGGTCCCCGCCCAGCCCGCGCCGCAGCAGGCGCCACCCCAGCCCATCCCCGCCCAGCCCGAACCCCGCCCCGGGGTGGCGGAGAAGGCGGCCGATGCGGATGCGCTGCCGGCCCTTCCCGCCTCCGTCACCCGGCCGCGGCCGGCCGCGGCCCGCACCGCGGAGCCCCAGCCCGCGGCGACCCGGCCCGCCTCCCGCGCCGCCGAGGATCCGCGGCCCCGCACCCACCTGGTGAAGCGCGGCGAAACCCTCTACGCCATCGCCACCCGGTACGGCCTGGACGTGGACAAGCTCCGCAAGTGGAACAAGGTGCGGGGCAACAAGATCACGGAGGGTCAGCGCCTCCGATTGGCCCCGTGA
- a CDS encoding biotin--[acetyl-CoA-carboxylase] ligase: protein MTLTLLRLATVDSTQAFLERHPELGFCGVTAGEQTQGRGQGGNGWESAPGAGLWLSAALPVAPLAPGILLQRAMGAVIEALEPCGLPLGLKWPNDLVAWKEGSLVKLGGILGAVRGGRLLLGVGVNLHRAPAIPGRAIPPAALADLAPGPVPDPARLAREVLDLWEDLDVVRPPAFQWPEPEDALAWEGGAGRCEAWLEDGRLAVRTAEGRVCLTAGYVRGARPDGRVGRPA from the coding sequence GTGACCCTGACCCTCCTCCGCCTCGCCACGGTGGACTCGACCCAGGCCTTCCTGGAGCGCCACCCGGAGCTGGGCTTCTGCGGCGTGACCGCCGGGGAGCAGACCCAGGGGCGGGGGCAGGGGGGGAACGGCTGGGAAAGCGCGCCCGGGGCGGGCCTGTGGCTCAGCGCCGCCCTGCCCGTGGCGCCCCTGGCGCCGGGCATCCTCCTCCAGCGGGCCATGGGGGCGGTGATCGAGGCCCTGGAGCCCTGCGGGCTGCCCCTGGGCCTCAAGTGGCCCAACGACCTGGTCGCCTGGAAAGAAGGCAGCCTGGTCAAGCTGGGCGGCATCCTGGGGGCGGTGCGGGGCGGCCGGTTGCTCCTTGGCGTGGGCGTGAACCTCCACCGCGCCCCGGCCATCCCCGGCCGGGCCATCCCTCCGGCCGCCCTGGCCGACCTGGCGCCGGGCCCGGTGCCTGATCCGGCGCGCCTCGCCCGGGAGGTGCTGGACCTGTGGGAGGACCTGGACGTGGTCCGTCCCCCCGCCTTCCAGTGGCCGGAGCCGGAGGATGCCCTCGCCTGGGAAGGGGGCGCGGGGCGCTGCGAGGCCTGGCTGGAGGACGGCCGCCTCGCCGTGCGCACCGCCGAAGGCCGGGTGTGTCTGACCGCCGGCTACGTCCGGGGCGCCCGCCCCGATGGGCGCGTGGGCCGGCCCGCCTAG
- a CDS encoding type III pantothenate kinase — translation MSLLLAVDVGNTNIVLGIYDLDRGEDAPLVHSWRLATSRERTVDEYGLSSLALLRHNAIEADQVKHVVISSVVPPLHPVLDAWARVYFKAEPLWIEPGIRTGLKVLLDNPAELGADRIVNAVAGLELYGTPLIAVDFGTATTFDVVNERREYLGGIICPGLKISAEALFQRASRLPRVEIAEPERLVGKSTVQAMQSGLFYGYVGQVDGILARLLAEYPGARVVATGGLAKVIAASSQHIGVVAPDLTLDGLRILWLKNRKAGK, via the coding sequence ATGAGCCTTCTGCTGGCCGTGGATGTGGGCAACACCAACATCGTCCTGGGGATCTACGATCTGGACCGGGGCGAGGACGCGCCGCTGGTGCACAGCTGGCGCCTGGCGACCAGCCGTGAGCGGACGGTGGACGAGTACGGCCTCTCCAGTCTGGCGCTCCTGCGCCACAACGCCATCGAAGCCGACCAGGTGAAGCACGTGGTCATCTCCAGCGTGGTGCCGCCCCTGCACCCGGTGCTGGACGCCTGGGCGCGGGTCTACTTCAAGGCCGAGCCCCTGTGGATCGAGCCCGGCATCCGCACGGGCCTCAAGGTCCTCCTGGACAACCCCGCCGAGCTGGGCGCCGACCGCATCGTCAACGCCGTGGCGGGCCTGGAGCTGTACGGGACCCCCCTCATCGCCGTGGACTTCGGCACCGCCACCACCTTCGATGTGGTGAACGAGCGCCGGGAGTACCTGGGCGGCATCATCTGCCCCGGCCTCAAGATCAGCGCCGAGGCCCTCTTCCAGCGGGCCTCCCGGCTGCCGCGGGTGGAGATCGCCGAGCCCGAGCGGCTGGTGGGCAAGAGCACCGTCCAGGCCATGCAGTCGGGCCTGTTCTACGGCTACGTGGGCCAGGTGGACGGCATCCTGGCGCGCCTCCTGGCCGAGTACCCCGGCGCCCGCGTGGTGGCCACCGGTGGCCTGGCCAAGGTCATCGCCGCGTCCAGCCAGCACATCGGCGTGGTGGCCCCCGACCTCACCCTGGACGGCCTGCGCATCCTCTGGCTCAAGAACCGGAAGGCCGGAAAGTGA
- the gcvH gene encoding glycine cleavage system protein GcvH, with the protein MYPADVKYTKNHEYLKPLGDGTALIGITHYAQEALGDVVFVDMPEVGATFATGEEFGTVESVKTVSEIFIPTACEVIEVNGELEGHPEFVNEDPYGKGWMLKVKVAGDLNPELLDAKAYEALVSAESH; encoded by the coding sequence ATGTATCCCGCCGACGTCAAGTACACCAAGAACCACGAGTACCTGAAGCCCCTGGGCGACGGGACCGCGCTGATCGGCATCACCCACTACGCGCAGGAAGCCCTGGGCGACGTGGTGTTCGTCGACATGCCCGAGGTCGGGGCCACCTTCGCCACCGGCGAGGAGTTCGGCACCGTCGAGTCCGTGAAGACGGTCTCCGAGATCTTCATCCCCACCGCCTGCGAGGTGATCGAGGTCAACGGCGAGCTCGAGGGCCACCCCGAGTTCGTGAACGAGGATCCCTACGGCAAGGGCTGGATGCTCAAGGTCAAGGTCGCCGGCGACCTCAACCCCGAGCTCCTGGACGCCAAGGCCTACGAGGCCCTGGTCAGCGCCGAGAGCCACTGA